The following coding sequences are from one Arachis hypogaea cultivar Tifrunner chromosome 7, arahy.Tifrunner.gnm2.J5K5, whole genome shotgun sequence window:
- the LOC140174407 gene encoding secreted RxLR effector protein 161-like, with the protein MNNYKAVSTPLVHNEKLQKEDGFGKADALQYKSLIRSLLYLTTTRLDIMYSTSLLSRFKQKPSQKNYGTARRILRYLQDIKDYGIHHKSTEDPKLLGYTDSDEARSTDDMKSNYGYAITLRSGVFSWASKEQKTMAQSSAKAKYVATANATSQAIWLWKIFEDIEEQQEEPITMLCDNK; encoded by the coding sequence ATGAATAATTATAAAGCAGTATCTACTCCTCTAGTCCATAATGAGAAATTACAAAAAGAAGATGGATTTGGAAAGGCAGATGCTTTGCAATACAAAAGTCTTATTAGAAGCCTCCTTTATCTAACTACCACAAGACTCGACATCATGTATTCAACAAGTCTACTATCAAGATTCAAGCAAAAGCCAAGTCAGAAGAACTATGGAACTGCAAGAAGAATCTTAAGATATCTACAAGACATAAAAGATTATGGCATTCACCATAAATCTACTGAAGATCCAAAACTACTAGGATATACAGATAGTGATGAGGCAAGATCAACTGATGACATGAAAAGCAATTATGGATATGCAATTACACTTAGATCTGGAGTATTCTCTTGGGCATCAAAGGAACAAAAAACTATGGCTCAATCATCCGCTAAAGCAAAGTATGTTGCAACCGCAAATGCTACTAGTCAAGCAATATGGCTATGGAAAATATTCGAAGACATAGAAGAGCAACAAGAAGAACCAATAACTATGTTATGTGACAACAAATAA